The Actinoplanes sp. N902-109 genomic interval CGCCACCGCGCCCAGGGCACCGCCGCGCGGGGCACCGCATCGCGCACTGCACTGCCGCCTCGCGTGCCGGCTCGCGCGGCTCTGGGGTTCGGCTCGTTGTGCTCAGGGTGCTCTGCGGCGCCAGGCCAGATGCAGGCCTTTGCCGACAGCGACCGTCTCGCCGACGAGGGCCGGGTCGGCGGTGATGAACGCGATGATCGGCGCCACCTCCTCCGGGTGCGAAAGCACGTTGTCGATCGCCAGGACGCCGCCCGCCCGCAGCACCCGAACCGGATGCGGCCACCACCTCGCGTACTCCGTGCGTTCGGCGTCGAGAAACAGGAGATCGATGCTCGCATCGGCGCACCCGGCGAGATAACCGCCGCCGTCGGCCAGCCGCCGGGTCACGGTCACACCGGCGCGCTCGAGGTTGCCCGCGACGCCCGGCCACTCCTCGACGTCCACGGTCGTCACGTGACCGCCGGTGTCACGGGCCGCGTCAGCCAGCCAGATCGCGGAGTAGCCGTTCGATGTGCCGATCTCCACGACGTCGCGCGCACCGGCGATGCGCAGCACCATCGTGAGCACCCGCGCCGTAGCCGGCTCAAGGTTGCGCAGCCGGCGCCGCCGATCCGGCTCGGCGGCATCGTGTACGCCACCGCGCTCGAACATCTCCCCCAGCAACGCGCGCAGACTCTTCTCCATCACGATGCCTCACGCCAGACCCGCGTCATGGACCAGCAACGCCACCTGAACGCGGTTGTTGAGCTCCAACTTCACGAGCAACCGGGACACGTACGCCTTGACCGTGGCCACGCTCATGAACAGCTCCGTGGAGATCTCGGCGTTGGACTTGCCCTGGGCGACGGCCAGTGCCACGTCGCGTTCCCGCTCGCTCAGATCGTCGAGGCGTCCGCGGGCCTGCCGCCGGCTCGCGGCGCCGCGCTGGTCACCGGGCCTGGTGACGTGCTCGATCAGCCGGCGCGTCACCGTCGGGGACAGCGTGGCCTCGCCCGCCGCCACCTTGCGCACCGCGTTCAGGATCTCCACCGGCGGCGTGTCCTTGAGCAGGAACCCGCTCGCCCCCGCCCGCAGCGCCCGCAGCACGAACTCGTCGGCGTCGAACGTGGTCAGCACGATGATCTCCGGAGCGTCGCCGCTCCCGCGTAACGCCTCAGTCGCTGCCAGCCCGTCGACGCGCGGCATCCGGATGTCCATCAGCACGATGTCGGGCCGATGGGCGGCGACCGCGGTCGGCACCTCCGCCCCGTCGCCGGCCTCGCCCACCACCTCGACGTCGTCGGGGCTGTCCAGGATCATGGCCAGGCCGGATCGTACGAGCGGATCGTCGTCGACGATCAGCACCCGGATCGGGGGCGTCATGACGGCCACGGCAACCACGCCGCCAGCACGAAGTCGCCGCCCGGGTCGCGGCCGTGGGTGAGAGTGCCACCGGCGAGCGTCGCCCGCTCGACCAGC includes:
- a CDS encoding O-methyltransferase translates to MEKSLRALLGEMFERGGVHDAAEPDRRRRLRNLEPATARVLTMVLRIAGARDVVEIGTSNGYSAIWLADAARDTGGHVTTVDVEEWPGVAGNLERAGVTVTRRLADGGGYLAGCADASIDLLFLDAERTEYARWWPHPVRVLRAGGVLAIDNVLSHPEEVAPIIAFITADPALVGETVAVGKGLHLAWRRRAP
- a CDS encoding response regulator transcription factor; its protein translation is MTPPIRVLIVDDDPLVRSGLAMILDSPDDVEVVGEAGDGAEVPTAVAAHRPDIVLMDIRMPRVDGLAATEALRGSGDAPEIIVLTTFDADEFVLRALRAGASGFLLKDTPPVEILNAVRKVAAGEATLSPTVTRRLIEHVTRPGDQRGAASRRQARGRLDDLSERERDVALAVAQGKSNAEISTELFMSVATVKAYVSRLLVKLELNNRVQVALLVHDAGLA